One window of Sardina pilchardus chromosome 2, fSarPil1.1, whole genome shotgun sequence genomic DNA carries:
- the LOC134102662 gene encoding calcium-binding tyrosine phosphorylation-regulated protein-like isoform X3, producing the protein MLKQHANVVPNDLPTLLEGFSKAALKKRPSNLGLFAWYYFTELMKYKTENEAFDLRKLVREFHKNMADRISGDGFEEELKKEGYKVTSNVDHEYNELCITGEVDLLSWGHRCDDTNNKNGPKSNAPPTARPNSSVKSNNSGRAAGDTKQKVHPEGNQKPRAEPSCLAEQFKIIKGIDASAQSKMLNALLVKEANLITQVQSQVKSVPLCPTSSLPIQKATDMRTRPPEAPKKATNPGSKGTTTTYACVHPLRDPPMNHINTSAQHEVKPSACSTTMAAQTNPSGTTTDAATEHLSAQLRDSSLGASDGPTEDRKSFSYRSSMQRWIQKIVRRQLDKDSSN; encoded by the exons ATGTTAAAACAACATGCTAATGTTGTCCCCAACGACCTTCCCACTCTTCTGGAAGGATTTTCTAAAGCAGCATTGAAGAAAAGACCTAGTAATCTTGGATTATTTGCCTGGTACTACTTCACGGAGTTGATGAAATATAAAACCG AAAATGAAGCATTTGACCTTAGAAAACTTGTGCGAGAATTCCACAAGAATATGG CTGATCGAATAAGTGGGGATGGGTTTGAGGAGGAGCTCAAGAAAGAGGGGTATAAGGTCACCTCGAATGTTGACCATGAATATAATGAACTTTGCATCACTGGAGAAGTAGACTTGCTTTCATGGGGGCATCGATGTGATGACACCAACAACAAGAACGGACCAAAATCAAATGCACCACCAACTGCACGACCAAACTCTTCAGTCAAGAGTAATAATTCTGGACGGGCTGCCGGAGACACCAAGCAGAAGGTTCACCCAGAGGGCAACCAAAAACCTAGAGCTGAGCCTTCGTGTCTTGCAGAGCAGTTCAAAATTATCAAAGGAATAGATGCCAGTGCCCAGTCTAAAATGCTGAATGCTTTGTTAGTTAAAGAGGCTAATCTGATTACTCAAGTGCAAAGCCAAGTGAAATCAGTCCCATTATGTCCCACTAGTTCTTTGCCAATACAAAAAGCAACTGACATGAGGACAAGACCTCCAGAAGCTCCAAAAAAGGCTACGAATCCAGGGTCAAaaggcaccaccaccacttacGCTTGTGTCCATCCACTCAGAGATCCCCCaatgaatcacataaacacCAGTGCACAGCATGAAGTGAAACCTTCCGCTTGTTCCACAACGATGGCCGCCCAGACCAATCCAAGTGGTACCACAACAG ACGCTGCCACAGAGCATCTCTCCGCTCAGCTGAGGGACAGTTCTTTGGGCGCCAGCGACGGCCCCACGGAGGACAGAAAGAG TTTTTCTTACAGATCTAGTATGCAGAGATGGATTCAGAAGATTGTAAGAAGACAACTAGATAAAGACTCTTCTAATTAA
- the LOC134102662 gene encoding uncharacterized protein LOC134102662 isoform X1, with amino-acid sequence MLKQHANVVPNDLPTLLEGFSKAALKKRPSNLGLFAWYYFTELMKYKTENEAFDLRKLVREFHKNMADRISGDGFEEELKKEGYKVTSNVDHEYNELCITGEVDLLSWGHRCDDTNNKNGPKSNAPPTARPNSSVKSNNSGRAAGDTKQKVHPEGNQKPRAEPSCLAEQFKIIKGIDASAQSKMLNALLVKEANLITQVQSQVKSVPLCPTSSLPIQKATDMRTRPPEAPKKATNPGSKGTTTTYACVHPLRDPPMNHINTSAQHEVKPSACSTTMAAQTNPSGTTTDAATEHLSAQLRDSSLGASDGPTEDRKRWASYESRDGARCPPPPNSAQSQSHLQQQPETRTGPARTLWYQPSGAYYYQPPPPPVYGPSYGWYPPGTTWVPPQTHLSSYQFCPPQRPPWCTSCSGSMQPNMGRGEPAMSRSSHGAPPGYSLRACAHSQVAFVLCQNTPNSPNSTSAPHPVLLPLEQQAPSGCPRSLYPPAFGSASYYPGPMLQREGGMPTSIAPNRSPYNPNYHILPQFNQQFFLQI; translated from the exons ATGTTAAAACAACATGCTAATGTTGTCCCCAACGACCTTCCCACTCTTCTGGAAGGATTTTCTAAAGCAGCATTGAAGAAAAGACCTAGTAATCTTGGATTATTTGCCTGGTACTACTTCACGGAGTTGATGAAATATAAAACCG AAAATGAAGCATTTGACCTTAGAAAACTTGTGCGAGAATTCCACAAGAATATGG CTGATCGAATAAGTGGGGATGGGTTTGAGGAGGAGCTCAAGAAAGAGGGGTATAAGGTCACCTCGAATGTTGACCATGAATATAATGAACTTTGCATCACTGGAGAAGTAGACTTGCTTTCATGGGGGCATCGATGTGATGACACCAACAACAAGAACGGACCAAAATCAAATGCACCACCAACTGCACGACCAAACTCTTCAGTCAAGAGTAATAATTCTGGACGGGCTGCCGGAGACACCAAGCAGAAGGTTCACCCAGAGGGCAACCAAAAACCTAGAGCTGAGCCTTCGTGTCTTGCAGAGCAGTTCAAAATTATCAAAGGAATAGATGCCAGTGCCCAGTCTAAAATGCTGAATGCTTTGTTAGTTAAAGAGGCTAATCTGATTACTCAAGTGCAAAGCCAAGTGAAATCAGTCCCATTATGTCCCACTAGTTCTTTGCCAATACAAAAAGCAACTGACATGAGGACAAGACCTCCAGAAGCTCCAAAAAAGGCTACGAATCCAGGGTCAAaaggcaccaccaccacttacGCTTGTGTCCATCCACTCAGAGATCCCCCaatgaatcacataaacacCAGTGCACAGCATGAAGTGAAACCTTCCGCTTGTTCCACAACGATGGCCGCCCAGACCAATCCAAGTGGTACCACAACAG ACGCTGCCACAGAGCATCTCTCCGCTCAGCTGAGGGACAGTTCTTTGGGCGCCAGCGACGGCCCCACGGAGGACAGAAAGAGGTGGGCCTCATATGAGAGCAGAGATGGGGCCaggtgcccccctccccctaacagtgctcagtctcagtctcatcTACAGCAGCAGCCTGAAACTCGTACTGGCCCGGCTAGAACACTCTGGTACCAGCCATCTGGAGCCTACTACTAccaacctccccctccccctgtctaTGGGCCCTCCTATGGGTGGTATCCTCCGGGGACCACATGGGTCCCTCCTCAAACACATTTGTCCTCTTACCAGTTTTGCCCCCCTCAGAGGCCCCCCTGGTGTACTTCTTGTTCGGGTTCCATGCAGCCTAATATGGGACGGGGTGAACCAGCGATGTCCAGGAGCAGTCATGGTGCCCCACCTGGCTATTCTCTGAGGGCATGTGCTCACAGCCAAGTGGCATTTGTTCTATGCCAAAATACCCCCAATAGTCCTAACTCCACCAGTGCCCCTCACCCTGTCCTATTACCCTTGGAGCAACAAGCCCCCTCAGGATGCCCCAGGTCCCTTTACCCCCCTGCATTTGGCTCTGCTTCATATTACCCTGGACCCATGCTTCAGAGGGAGGGTGGAATGCCAACATCTATTGCACCAAACAGGAGCCCATACAATCCAAATTATCACATCCTTCCCCAGTTTAATCAGCAG TTTTTCTTACAGATCTAG
- the LOC134102662 gene encoding uncharacterized protein LOC134102662 isoform X2 translates to MADRISGDGFEEELKKEGYKVTSNVDHEYNELCITGEVDLLSWGHRCDDTNNKNGPKSNAPPTARPNSSVKSNNSGRAAGDTKQKVHPEGNQKPRAEPSCLAEQFKIIKGIDASAQSKMLNALLVKEANLITQVQSQVKSVPLCPTSSLPIQKATDMRTRPPEAPKKATNPGSKGTTTTYACVHPLRDPPMNHINTSAQHEVKPSACSTTMAAQTNPSGTTTDAATEHLSAQLRDSSLGASDGPTEDRKRWASYESRDGARCPPPPNSAQSQSHLQQQPETRTGPARTLWYQPSGAYYYQPPPPPVYGPSYGWYPPGTTWVPPQTHLSSYQFCPPQRPPWCTSCSGSMQPNMGRGEPAMSRSSHGAPPGYSLRACAHSQVAFVLCQNTPNSPNSTSAPHPVLLPLEQQAPSGCPRSLYPPAFGSASYYPGPMLQREGGMPTSIAPNRSPYNPNYHILPQFNQQFFLQI, encoded by the exons ATGG CTGATCGAATAAGTGGGGATGGGTTTGAGGAGGAGCTCAAGAAAGAGGGGTATAAGGTCACCTCGAATGTTGACCATGAATATAATGAACTTTGCATCACTGGAGAAGTAGACTTGCTTTCATGGGGGCATCGATGTGATGACACCAACAACAAGAACGGACCAAAATCAAATGCACCACCAACTGCACGACCAAACTCTTCAGTCAAGAGTAATAATTCTGGACGGGCTGCCGGAGACACCAAGCAGAAGGTTCACCCAGAGGGCAACCAAAAACCTAGAGCTGAGCCTTCGTGTCTTGCAGAGCAGTTCAAAATTATCAAAGGAATAGATGCCAGTGCCCAGTCTAAAATGCTGAATGCTTTGTTAGTTAAAGAGGCTAATCTGATTACTCAAGTGCAAAGCCAAGTGAAATCAGTCCCATTATGTCCCACTAGTTCTTTGCCAATACAAAAAGCAACTGACATGAGGACAAGACCTCCAGAAGCTCCAAAAAAGGCTACGAATCCAGGGTCAAaaggcaccaccaccacttacGCTTGTGTCCATCCACTCAGAGATCCCCCaatgaatcacataaacacCAGTGCACAGCATGAAGTGAAACCTTCCGCTTGTTCCACAACGATGGCCGCCCAGACCAATCCAAGTGGTACCACAACAG ACGCTGCCACAGAGCATCTCTCCGCTCAGCTGAGGGACAGTTCTTTGGGCGCCAGCGACGGCCCCACGGAGGACAGAAAGAGGTGGGCCTCATATGAGAGCAGAGATGGGGCCaggtgcccccctccccctaacagtgctcagtctcagtctcatcTACAGCAGCAGCCTGAAACTCGTACTGGCCCGGCTAGAACACTCTGGTACCAGCCATCTGGAGCCTACTACTAccaacctccccctccccctgtctaTGGGCCCTCCTATGGGTGGTATCCTCCGGGGACCACATGGGTCCCTCCTCAAACACATTTGTCCTCTTACCAGTTTTGCCCCCCTCAGAGGCCCCCCTGGTGTACTTCTTGTTCGGGTTCCATGCAGCCTAATATGGGACGGGGTGAACCAGCGATGTCCAGGAGCAGTCATGGTGCCCCACCTGGCTATTCTCTGAGGGCATGTGCTCACAGCCAAGTGGCATTTGTTCTATGCCAAAATACCCCCAATAGTCCTAACTCCACCAGTGCCCCTCACCCTGTCCTATTACCCTTGGAGCAACAAGCCCCCTCAGGATGCCCCAGGTCCCTTTACCCCCCTGCATTTGGCTCTGCTTCATATTACCCTGGACCCATGCTTCAGAGGGAGGGTGGAATGCCAACATCTATTGCACCAAACAGGAGCCCATACAATCCAAATTATCACATCCTTCCCCAGTTTAATCAGCAG TTTTTCTTACAGATCTAG